Part of the Solanum stenotomum isolate F172 unplaced genomic scaffold, ASM1918654v1 scaffold34868, whole genome shotgun sequence genome, AATGAATCTTCGCGTAGAGGTTCACCCAATATGGCATGAAAGAAAACAGAACATGTCCTGCATTTCTCCAATACCCTTTGCCAATTGTGTAGACTTGACATTTAGACTTGTAATAACTAGTATTATCATCATAAATTTCTTCTTGGTAAATTCTAACCACTTTGTACTCGAACCTAACAGGATCGAAACCAAAGCTATACATGACATCATTGGGCCACTCTCTTATCCCTCCAGCCTCTGGAAGGATGATATACTCCCTGGTTCTTGGGTTGAGGATGTAAATAGTTTCAACATAATCAGGGAAGTAATTAAAACAAACGAAACCATGAACCGATCCAACCATCCAAAATGGATCAATAGCAAAGTAATGTTGTAGATCAAGGTCAAGTTTTGGATCATGACAATATGAATGATCAGTATCCTCATCTTTGAATTTCAACAACTTTAAGGTGTCGGTACTACAAGTCTCATAAGAGCTGAATTGGTTGATGATGATGCTGGCTGGAGATGTTGAACGTGATAGTTTTAAAAATTCGGAATCTAAGGTTAAGTTTAGAAAAGATTTGGAGATGCTTTTGACGTATAAGAGTGTGGTGGGAGGTAATCTAGAGAGAATTTCAAACAAGATTGGTGATGGAAGATCCATCAGTGATGTTGCTTCTTCACTACTCATTTCTTACAACTCTTTGGACAATGAAACATGTACCAGAAATGTTGTGTCCAAAATGTTTTTAACAAGTTAGCTAGCTGAATTGTTCAACACGTTGGAAGAATATTCAACATTACGTATGCCATATTTATTGAAGTTTCAACCTTACCCTTTCAAGATCAATGGTCAAAAGTTTAGAATTTGAGTTATTAGCTATGCTTGCCAACATGACTTGGTCTAGCAGGCTTACTGTCCCTAAGAACCAATGCTAATAACTTGGTTAGACTAATTGGGAATGCATGTTTTTTCTTGTCCTAGTTTAGTGATATTTACTTTATGTAGGGTAATGTCAATATCCTGCCTATAGCCAGGGGCGGCTCAAACCCGTTGGTGGCCTAAAGCCAAAATCAAACTAGAggccttaaaaaaattaaaaaattataaatatttttattttaagtctatttttctagctttttgaGATGCAAAGTTGTTAATTTTTATGTAGTCAATCtgttttaataattctttttcaatcgATAATATAGCCAAACCACTTAATCTTTCTTGAaacattgttgatcttaaataagatttaattatttttaattttaaaaaaacttctttctGCTGAGGCGGCTGTTACagaaattgttaacattattctataagcaatgtaagcatttggaaaagaatcaagttttttatttgattgagtagaTCAATTAGAGTATTGTCTTCCACTTTTATGATTTtccttaacacttttaattcagaAAATAAGTCTAAACCGTCAATATCGGAGTGAGTATTATGTCTTAAGGAACATTCAAgattaagacaatattttttttaaattctcatcatctaatgatctcaattttttcccactaaatagaaaatactttcatatacttcaaattattcaaatctattttgagtGAAAATATGGCTTGATTTACTATGTATTAGAAGttatcaactctaaatgattCTTCAAGAGATCTTGTGATTTCATTatcaacattctcatcaaaatgtttttttctataaattacaCGTTTCTTACGAAAGTTAGGTTCTATATTCATCTCTAATGCAATTTTCTTAGCCGAAATCATAGCTTTGAATAAGAGAGATGTAAGACTAGAAAAGAGAAAGGGAGAAGAAATAGAAGAGAGGAAGAGGGGaggatagaatatataaaaataaaattagaaaagtataaggtaaaaaaagaagataactTGTATATTAAAAAAAGGTACACAACTTTTTATTGGAAAGTTAAAAAGTAATTGTCATATCTATCACTTCAATAATGCCGTTTGCATTTGTTGtcttaattctaatttttttttttagtttaatcctacctaattaacaaaaaaatggggcccctaaaattgggggcctaaggcgaAGGGTTTTTTTTAAGCCTTACCAGCCACCCCTGCCTATAGCAAGGCCCACGAGGGGTCGGGGTGGCCTGAGTCAGA contains:
- the LOC125852408 gene encoding F-box/kelch-repeat protein At3g23880-like produces the protein MSSEEATSLMDLPSPILFEILSRLPPTTLLYVKSISKSFLNLTLDSEFLKLSRSTSPASIIINQFSSYETCSTDTLKLLKFKDEDTDHSYCHDPKLDLDLQHYFAIDPFWMVGSVHGFVCFNYFPDYVETIYILNPRTREYIILPEAGGIREWPNDVMYSFGFDPVRFEYKVVRIYQEEIYDDNTSYYKSKCQVYTIGKGYWRNAGHVLFSFMPYWVNLYAKI